The proteins below are encoded in one region of Mya arenaria isolate MELC-2E11 chromosome 15, ASM2691426v1:
- the LOC128219574 gene encoding zinc finger protein 250-like, whose protein sequence is MSRLTMENPVFHQTVPLRPIPVYGIRNHPRPSCGGLNLGAKPGADRAMLAKQFNIIPHMRPYYPLGDYRINQIPTLGNPSASQILNDVNKFSVKTHSLFDRTSRQHAIAQDKVQTPEQPKLLEINGACTGRGGMISKPTPASEASRSPMEGTVPVIIHCGNPFPSQYGFGRKVFPCPQCRYTTDRRNNLKRHMLTMHQTCSKTLECCGLMFATKASLREHAMIFHYHGYTCFYCGRRFCRKALLKRHLSVHNGQKDFVCPVCDYATSHKSNLERHRKVHCRPEGEDKSDSNSGNDVTKWENDCDVTDDVHNAIDMSSDDDEEIIVDSD, encoded by the exons ATGTCAAGATTGACCATGGAAAATCCTGTGTTTCATCAAACTGTTCCTTTACG GCCAATTCCTGTATATGGCATTCGAAACCATCCTCGACCAAGCTGCGGCGGTCTAAATCTCGGCGCAAAACCTGGAGCAGATCGTGCCATGCTGGctaaacagtttaatataatACCTCACATGCGTCCGTACTATCCGCTGGGCGATTATCGTATTAACCAAATACCAACCCTCGGGAACCCTTCAGCTTCTCAGATTCTGAATGATGTAAACAAATTCAGCGTTAAAACTCACTCCTTATTTGACAGAACGAGTCGCCAGCACGCTATTGCGCAGGACAAGGTGCAAACTCCGGAGCAACCAAAATTACTGGAGATAAACGGCGCTTGTACGGGACGCGGGGGAATGATATCGAAACCCACGCCGGCTTCTGAAGCCAGCAGATCGCCAATGGAGGGAACAGTTCCTGTGATAATTCACTGCGGAAATCCGTTTCCATCGCAGTACGGCTTCGGGCGGAAGGTATTCCCATGTCCCCAATGCCGGTACACAACCGACAGGAGAAACAATTTGAAGAGACATATGCTAACTATGCATCAAACGTGCTCTAAAACTCTTGAGTGTTGTGGATTAATGTTTGCAACTAAAGCTTCTCTTCGTGAGCACGCGATGATATTCCATTACCACGGATACACTTGTTTTTACTGTGGACGACGTTTTTGCCGTAAAGCGTTACTGAAACGGCATTTGTCTGTGCATAATGGACAAAAAGACTTTGTTTGCCCAGTCTGTGATTACGCAACCAGCCACAAGAGTAATTTAGAACGTCACAGAAAAGTACATTGCAGACCCGAGGGGGAAGACAAGTCTGATTCAAACAGCGGAAATGACGTCACGAAATGGGAGAATGATTGCGATGTCACTGATGACGTACACAACGCTATTGATATGAGTTCAGATGACGATGAGGAAATTATTGTAGATTCTGACTAG